Within Oceanicoccus sp. KOV_DT_Chl, the genomic segment GGCGAGCAATTGCCGAACCAAAATTACTGCTACCTGATGCACCCAGTACTACGGCGGTTTTTCCTGATAAAGTTCCCATCCAACACCTCTTATATTTTTCTAATACAGTAATTTCTCTAGCGAAAAGTTACTGTGCGGTAAGTACACCACTGCGTTGCCACAAAGCACTGGCGGTATTTTCATCCTGAGCTAACTGATACGAAGGCTTCCACTCGCTGCAATTACCAAAATACAAACCACCTCGGTCTGCATAGTCAGGCGCTGTAGCCACATAAACACTGGTAGCAGCGCCTTGTTTAACATTTTTTGCAAATGGCAAAGCTAAAACCCCTAACAACATAAAACCTAAACTTTGGTCTCGCGCTAATTCAGTCGCCACTACGCCTGGGTGAACCGCATTAGCAACAATCCCCTCTGTCGAAAATCGTTTGGTCAACTCTTTGGCAAATAACAAATTCATTAATTTGGAGTCACCGTAAGAGCGCATGCCGCTGAACTTTCTTTGTTGCCAGTTTAAATCTTCTAACTCGGGAGTGAGGGTAGCCATAGCCATCGCCCCCGAGGAAACAACAACGACACGAGCGCCCTTGGCTGCGATTAAAGCATCAACTATAAGATTGAAAAATAAAAAATGTCCGAGATGATTAATACCTAAATGCGCCTCAAAACCATCCTCTGTTCGACGCTCCATAGGGATCATAATACCGGCATTATTTATCAGCAGGTGCAGCGGCCGATCCCAGGACAAGAATGCATTAGCAGCATCTTTTACCCTGGCCAACGAATTTAAATCCAGTAACAATATATCCAGCTGCTCAGGCCGTATAGCACCCTGACCTTTATTAATTATATTGGCGCGGGCAAGCTCTGCTTTTTCCTGATTTCTACACGCCAGAATTACGTTGGCACCACGCAGCGCCAACACTCTCGCTGTCTCTAAACCTAAACCCGTGTTAGCACCGGTAACCAGTGCGTTTTTACCGGTTAAATCAACACCTTCAGAAACTTTTTCCGCTGTCGACCAGCGATTAAACCTTGTCATATTTTTCTCATTATTATTAGTCCACCAACGCAGCCCTAACAGCTGCGTTTATGGAAAACGACACTGCATTTTTAGCTCATGGCTGAATCAGGCACCCACACGCCGTGAAAACCAACGGGCACTCGTACTGGTAATTTAACTTTGGCAATAGGACCAGCACTAACATTAGTCGCATCCAGAATACAAAAATCACTGGTCCGGGTATTCTTGTCATAGATAAAGCTGACTAGATAACCCTCGTCTTCACCGCCGCCCGATTCCTGTGCAGGAATAAATATTGCCTCGCCAGGCGTATATTCAACACCCGGCATATAGGCATCAACTTCACCGGTTTGTAAATCATATTTACGAATCCCCCCTTCTGACTG encodes:
- a CDS encoding SDR family oxidoreductase, with protein sequence MTRFNRWSTAEKVSEGVDLTGKNALVTGANTGLGLETARVLALRGANVILACRNQEKAELARANIINKGQGAIRPEQLDILLLDLNSLARVKDAANAFLSWDRPLHLLINNAGIMIPMERRTEDGFEAHLGINHLGHFLFFNLIVDALIAAKGARVVVVSSGAMAMATLTPELEDLNWQQRKFSGMRSYGDSKLMNLLFAKELTKRFSTEGIVANAVHPGVVATELARDQSLGFMLLGVLALPFAKNVKQGAATSVYVATAPDYADRGGLYFGNCSEWKPSYQLAQDENTASALWQRSGVLTAQ